In Ictalurus punctatus breed USDA103 chromosome 3, Coco_2.0, whole genome shotgun sequence, the following are encoded in one genomic region:
- the LOC108263091 gene encoding homeobox protein SIX1, protein MATSPSFGFTQEQVACVCEVLQQGGDLERLGRFLWSLPACDRLHKDESVLQAKAAVAFHRGDFHELYRILESHQFSAQNHARLQQLWLRAHYAEAETLRGRPLGAVGKYRVRRKFPLPRTIWDGEETSYCFKEKSRSVLRDWYTHNPYPSPREKRQLADVTGLTTTQVSNWFKNRRQRDRAAEAKDSVSDGGDLRADKPLQLCSSDEEDEEQLSPPRSPTPGSAPNPALRLLHHGNPNLRPTRSSNPDPHGTQTRYRHDPLLRTFTENLTEPGP, encoded by the exons ATGGCGACTTCACCGAGCTTCGGCTTCACGCAGGAGCAGGTGGCGTGCGTGTGCGAGGTCCTTCAGCAGGGCGGAGATCTCGAGCGGCTCGGTCGCTTCCTGTGGTCGCTTCCGGCGTGCGACCGCCTGCACAAGGACGAGTCGGTGCTCCAGGCCAAAGCGGCGGTGGCGTTCCACCGAGGAGACTTCCACGAGCTCTACCGGATCCTCGAGAGCCACCAGTTCTCCGCGCAGAACCACGCCAGGCTgcagcagctgtggctcagggcACACTATGCCGAGGCGGAGACGCTGCGAGGGCGCCCGCTCGGGGCCGTGGGGAAGTACCGCGTGCGCCGGAAGTTCCCGCTGCCGCGCACCATCTGGGACGGAGAGGAGACGAGCTACTGCTTCAAGGAGAAGTCGCGCTCCGTGCTGCGGGACTGGTACACGCACAACCCGTACCCGTCCCCACGCGAGAAGCGGCAGCTGGCCGACGTCACCGGTCTCACCACCACACAGGTCAGCAACTGGTTCAAGAAccggagacagagagaccgagCCGCCGAGGCCAAGGACAG TGTTTCTGACGGTGGGGATCTCCGCGCCGATAAACCGCTCCAGCTCTGCAGCTCTGACGAGGAAGACGAAGAGCAGCTCTCTCCGCCACGAAGCCCCACCCCCGGATCCGCTCCAAACCCCGCCCTCCGGCTGCTTCACCACGGCAAcccgaacctgagacccacaaggagcTCGAACCCGGACCCACACGGTACCCAGACCCGGTACCGACACGATCCGCTGCTGAGAACCTTCACAGAGAACCTCACCGAGCCGGGACCGTAA
- the LOC108263085 gene encoding homeobox protein SIX1 isoform X2 has product MSSCGLNVSQTPEVRAPPRDVKEDDEDSEYFARTLAATDFSPPSSSSSSTSSSSSSSSSPSSSSPSPLCFSAEQVACVCEALQQAGRVDRLARFLSTLGGGPHGGGESVLRARALVAFHQARYSELYGILQGHSFSPACHAALQELWYKAHYTETEKARGRPLGAVDKYRVRRKFPLPRTIWDGEETVYCFKARSRNALRDAYARNRYPSPADKRNLAKVTGLSLTQVSNWFKNRRQRDRNPSKSESDGNHSTEDESSKGREDLSPCPLSGSADRMASHVSPPSRASGLHPTEDDVNFLYNGAFLPSSSRFLSSTGSLAFGVPGLTLQPPEYRPETDGDGAREKRMDGSEAMGSSDGDGAREKRMDGSDGGDDGVLVNSFFRGAEAEVNSGASGTEYDHAAKVQLTSYVPEDEATAEGGSEESSLMRDSLTLPHLQLPSSSSPAAPTQGESVSAG; this is encoded by the exons ATGTCTTCCTGTGGCCTGAATGTGAGTCAAACACCGGAGGTCCGCGCGCCGCCCCGGGACGTGAAGGAAGACGATGAGGACTCTGAGTATTTTGCGCGCACGCTCGCCGCCACCGATTTCTCTcctccttcatcatcatcatcatccacatcatcatcatcatcatcgtcatcatcgccTTCCTCCTCGTCTCCGTCTCCGCTGTGCTTCTCCGCCGAGCAGGTGGCGTGTGTGTGCGAGGCGCTGCAGCAGGCGGGACGGGTGGACCGCCTGGCCCGGTTCCTGAGCACTCTCGGCGGCGGACCACACGGCGGCGGTGAGAGTGTACTCCGCGCGCGCGCTCTCGTCGCCTTCCACCAGGCGCGCTACAGCGAGCTGTACGGTATCCTGCAGGGCCACAGCTTCAGTCCCGCGTGCCACGCCGCGCTGCAGGAGCTCTGGTACAAGGCGCACTACACGGAGACGGAGAAGGCGCGCGGCCGCCCGCTCGGCGCTGTGGACAAGTACCGCGTGCGCCGGAAGTTCCCGCTGCCGCGCACCATCTGGGACGGAGAGGAGACCGTGTACTGCTTCAAAGCGCGCTCACGAAACGCGCTCCGGGACGCGTACGCGCGCAACCGCTACCCGTCCCCGGCGGACAAGAGGAACTTAGCCAAAGTAACGGGACTGTCGCTCACTCAGGTCAGCAACTGGTTCAAAAACCGGCGGCAGAGAGACCGGAACCCGTCCAAAAG tGAATCCGACGGGAACCACAGCACCGAGGACGAGAGCAGCAAAGGACGTGAGGATTTGTCTCCGTGTCCGCTCTCAGGCTCTGCTGATAGGATGGCGTCACACGTATCTCCTCCCTCCCGAGCCTCAGGACTCCATCCAACGGAAGACGATGTAAACTTCCTGTATAACGGGGCTTTCCTTCCGTCCTCCTCCAGGTTCCTCTCCTCCACAGGAAGCCTGGCGTTCGGCGTTCCGGGTCTCACGCTCCAGCCGCCGGAGTACAGACCCGAGACCGACGGAGATGGAGCGCGTGAGAAAAGGATGGACGGATCGGAAGCGATGGGTTCTTCTGACGGAGATGGAGCGCGTGAGAAAAGGATGGACGGATCGGACGGAGGAGACGACGGCGTGTTGGTGAACTCTTTCTTCAGAGGCGCAGAAGCGGAGGTGAACAGCGGAGCTTCAGGTACAGAGTACGATCACGCGGCAAAGGTCCAGCTCACCAGTTACGTTCCGGAAGATGAAGCTACGGCAGAAGGAGGAAGTGAAGAATCGTCGCTGATGAGAGACTCTTTAACCCTTCCTCATCTGCAGCTGCCTTCGTCTTCCTCACCTGCTGCACCGACACAAGGTGAGAGCGTTAG tgcTGGTTAG
- the LOC108263085 gene encoding homeobox protein SIX4 isoform X1, protein MSSCGLNVSQTPEVRAPPRDVKEDDEDSEYFARTLAATDFSPPSSSSSSTSSSSSSSSSPSSSSPSPLCFSAEQVACVCEALQQAGRVDRLARFLSTLGGGPHGGGESVLRARALVAFHQARYSELYGILQGHSFSPACHAALQELWYKAHYTETEKARGRPLGAVDKYRVRRKFPLPRTIWDGEETVYCFKARSRNALRDAYARNRYPSPADKRNLAKVTGLSLTQVSNWFKNRRQRDRNPSKSESDGNHSTEDESSKGREDLSPCPLSGSADRMASHVSPPSRASGLHPTEDDVNFLYNGAFLPSSSRFLSSTGSLAFGVPGLTLQPPEYRPETDGDGAREKRMDGSEAMGSSDGDGAREKRMDGSDGGDDGVLVNSFFRGAEAEVNSGASGTEYDHAAKVQLTSYVPEDEATAEGGSEESSLMRDSLTLPHLQLPSSSSPAAPTQVLVSVSSLAVEQEQGSLARLQPSTVLFNLGDSSALGPVKQERERDVDFSSVQNSHLRFTHTLLHPPHGQAELTDFRGHDPQMTSDLSEDFLCSATDV, encoded by the exons ATGTCTTCCTGTGGCCTGAATGTGAGTCAAACACCGGAGGTCCGCGCGCCGCCCCGGGACGTGAAGGAAGACGATGAGGACTCTGAGTATTTTGCGCGCACGCTCGCCGCCACCGATTTCTCTcctccttcatcatcatcatcatccacatcatcatcatcatcatcgtcatcatcgccTTCCTCCTCGTCTCCGTCTCCGCTGTGCTTCTCCGCCGAGCAGGTGGCGTGTGTGTGCGAGGCGCTGCAGCAGGCGGGACGGGTGGACCGCCTGGCCCGGTTCCTGAGCACTCTCGGCGGCGGACCACACGGCGGCGGTGAGAGTGTACTCCGCGCGCGCGCTCTCGTCGCCTTCCACCAGGCGCGCTACAGCGAGCTGTACGGTATCCTGCAGGGCCACAGCTTCAGTCCCGCGTGCCACGCCGCGCTGCAGGAGCTCTGGTACAAGGCGCACTACACGGAGACGGAGAAGGCGCGCGGCCGCCCGCTCGGCGCTGTGGACAAGTACCGCGTGCGCCGGAAGTTCCCGCTGCCGCGCACCATCTGGGACGGAGAGGAGACCGTGTACTGCTTCAAAGCGCGCTCACGAAACGCGCTCCGGGACGCGTACGCGCGCAACCGCTACCCGTCCCCGGCGGACAAGAGGAACTTAGCCAAAGTAACGGGACTGTCGCTCACTCAGGTCAGCAACTGGTTCAAAAACCGGCGGCAGAGAGACCGGAACCCGTCCAAAAG tGAATCCGACGGGAACCACAGCACCGAGGACGAGAGCAGCAAAGGACGTGAGGATTTGTCTCCGTGTCCGCTCTCAGGCTCTGCTGATAGGATGGCGTCACACGTATCTCCTCCCTCCCGAGCCTCAGGACTCCATCCAACGGAAGACGATGTAAACTTCCTGTATAACGGGGCTTTCCTTCCGTCCTCCTCCAGGTTCCTCTCCTCCACAGGAAGCCTGGCGTTCGGCGTTCCGGGTCTCACGCTCCAGCCGCCGGAGTACAGACCCGAGACCGACGGAGATGGAGCGCGTGAGAAAAGGATGGACGGATCGGAAGCGATGGGTTCTTCTGACGGAGATGGAGCGCGTGAGAAAAGGATGGACGGATCGGACGGAGGAGACGACGGCGTGTTGGTGAACTCTTTCTTCAGAGGCGCAGAAGCGGAGGTGAACAGCGGAGCTTCAGGTACAGAGTACGATCACGCGGCAAAGGTCCAGCTCACCAGTTACGTTCCGGAAGATGAAGCTACGGCAGAAGGAGGAAGTGAAGAATCGTCGCTGATGAGAGACTCTTTAACCCTTCCTCATCTGCAGCTGCCTTCGTCTTCCTCACCTGCTGCACCGACACAAG tgcTGGTTAGCGTTAGCAGCTTAGCTGTGGAGCAGGAGCAGGGGAGTTTGGCTCGTCTGCAGCCCAGCACGGTGCTCTTTAACCTGGGCGACTCTTCTGCGCTCGGTCCAGTCAAACAGGAGCGTGAGAGGGACGTGGATTTCTCCTCTGTGCAGAACTCACACCTgcgcttcacacacacactgctacacCCTCCACACGGTCAGGCGGAACTGACGGACTTCAGGGGTCATGACCCTCagatgacctctgacctcagtGAGGACTTCCTGTGTTCTGCAACAGATGTATAG